Proteins encoded within one genomic window of Acidovorax sp. 107:
- a CDS encoding formate dehydrogenase subunit alpha, which yields MLLTKKSSHSVQGNGSASPFVHSLRRGLSQALPTMDRRSFLRRSGLGVGVGIAASQLTLVKKSNAAEGAKAGMGDSKIEVRRTVCTHCSVGCAVDAVVENGVWVRQEAVFDSPINLGAHCAKGAALREHGHGEYRLRYPMKLVNGKYERISWDTALNEITAKMQELRKASGPDSVYFIGSSKHNNEQAYLLRKFVSFWGTNNCDHQARICHSTTVAGVANTWGYGAMTNSYNDMQNSKVALYIGSNAAEAHPVSMMHMLHAKETGCKMIVVDPRFTRTAAKADEYVRIRSGTDIPFLFGLLYHIFKNGWEDKKYINDRVYGMDKVREDVLAKWSPDKVEEACGVKEDQMFKVAKMLHDNNPGTIVWCMGQTQHSIGNAMVRASCILQLALGNVGKSGGGTNIFRGHDNVQGATDVGPNPDSLPGYYGLAEGSWKHFAAVWGVDFEWIKKQYASPAMMSKNGITVSRWIDGVLEKNELIDQDSNLRGVFYWGHAPNSQTRGLEMKRAMDKLDLLVVVDPYPSATAAMAAMPGKAEDLNPNRAVYLLPAATQFETSGSCTASNRSLQWREKVIEPLWESRSDHMIMHQFAEKLGFAAELSKNYKMQKVKGMDEPVPEDILREINRSVWTIGYTGQSPERLKAHMKNMHVFDVKTLKAKGGKDKETGYDFTGDYFGLPWPCYGTPELKHPGSSNLYDTSKHVMDGGGNFRANFGVEKDGVNLLAEDGSHSLGSEITTGYPEFDHVLLKKLGWWDDLSDAEKAKAEGKNWKTDPTGAIIRVAMKHGCHPFGNAKARAVVWNFPDAIPQHREPIYGTKPELVAKYPTHDDKKAFWRLPTLYKSIQDKNVADKVAEKFPLILSSGRLVEYEGGGEETRSNPWLAELQQEAFVEINPKTAADRGIRNGERVWLSSPTGARLNVQALVTERVAPDTVWMPFHFSGRWQGADMLAHYPKGAAPVVRGEAVNTATTYGYDSVTMMQETKTTICNVERA from the coding sequence ATGTTGCTAACCAAGAAGTCTTCCCATTCCGTGCAGGGCAACGGCTCTGCATCGCCCTTTGTGCACAGCCTGCGCCGTGGCCTGTCGCAGGCCCTGCCCACCATGGACCGCCGCTCTTTCCTGCGCCGCTCCGGCCTGGGTGTGGGCGTCGGCATTGCTGCATCGCAGCTCACACTGGTCAAAAAATCCAACGCCGCCGAAGGTGCCAAGGCTGGCATGGGCGACAGCAAGATCGAAGTGCGCCGCACCGTGTGTACCCACTGTTCGGTGGGCTGCGCGGTGGATGCCGTGGTCGAGAACGGCGTGTGGGTGCGCCAGGAGGCAGTGTTCGACTCACCCATCAACCTGGGTGCACACTGTGCCAAGGGCGCGGCCCTGCGCGAGCACGGCCATGGCGAGTACCGCCTGCGTTACCCCATGAAGCTGGTCAACGGCAAGTACGAGCGCATCAGCTGGGACACGGCCCTGAACGAGATCACGGCCAAGATGCAGGAGCTGCGCAAGGCCAGCGGCCCCGACAGCGTGTACTTCATTGGCTCCTCCAAGCACAACAACGAGCAGGCTTACCTGCTGCGCAAGTTCGTGAGCTTCTGGGGCACCAACAACTGCGACCACCAGGCGCGCATCTGCCACTCAACCACCGTGGCGGGCGTGGCCAACACATGGGGCTACGGCGCCATGACCAATTCGTACAACGACATGCAAAACAGCAAGGTCGCTCTGTACATCGGCTCCAACGCCGCCGAAGCCCACCCGGTGAGCATGATGCACATGCTGCACGCCAAGGAAACCGGCTGCAAGATGATCGTCGTGGACCCGCGTTTCACCCGCACGGCGGCCAAGGCCGATGAATACGTGCGCATCCGCTCGGGCACCGACATCCCCTTCCTGTTTGGCCTGCTGTACCACATCTTCAAGAACGGCTGGGAAGACAAGAAGTACATCAACGACCGTGTCTACGGCATGGACAAGGTGCGCGAGGACGTGCTGGCCAAGTGGTCGCCCGACAAGGTGGAAGAGGCCTGTGGCGTCAAGGAAGACCAGATGTTCAAGGTCGCCAAGATGCTGCACGACAACAACCCCGGCACCATCGTCTGGTGCATGGGCCAGACGCAGCACAGCATCGGCAATGCCATGGTGCGCGCCTCGTGCATTCTGCAGCTGGCGCTGGGCAACGTGGGCAAGAGCGGTGGTGGCACCAACATCTTCCGTGGCCACGACAACGTGCAGGGCGCTACCGATGTGGGCCCCAACCCCGACTCGCTGCCCGGCTATTACGGCCTGGCCGAAGGCTCGTGGAAGCACTTCGCAGCCGTGTGGGGCGTGGATTTTGAATGGATCAAGAAGCAGTACGCCTCGCCCGCGATGATGTCCAAGAACGGCATCACCGTGTCGCGCTGGATCGACGGCGTGCTGGAGAAAAACGAACTGATCGACCAGGACTCCAATCTGCGCGGTGTGTTCTATTGGGGCCATGCCCCCAATTCGCAGACCCGTGGTCTGGAGATGAAGCGGGCCATGGACAAGCTGGATCTGCTGGTGGTGGTGGACCCCTACCCATCGGCCACCGCTGCCATGGCGGCCATGCCCGGCAAGGCCGAAGACCTGAACCCCAACCGCGCGGTGTACCTGCTGCCGGCGGCCACCCAGTTCGAGACCAGCGGCTCGTGCACGGCGTCGAACCGGTCGCTGCAGTGGCGCGAGAAGGTGATCGAGCCGCTGTGGGAAAGCCGCTCGGACCACATGATCATGCACCAATTCGCCGAGAAGCTGGGGTTTGCGGCCGAGCTGTCCAAGAACTACAAGATGCAGAAGGTCAAGGGCATGGACGAGCCTGTGCCGGAAGACATCCTGCGGGAGATCAACCGCAGTGTCTGGACCATCGGCTACACCGGCCAGAGCCCCGAGCGCCTGAAGGCCCACATGAAGAACATGCACGTGTTCGATGTGAAGACCCTCAAGGCCAAGGGCGGCAAGGACAAGGAAACCGGCTACGACTTTACGGGCGACTACTTCGGCTTGCCATGGCCTTGCTACGGCACCCCCGAACTCAAGCACCCGGGCTCGTCCAACCTGTACGACACCTCCAAGCATGTGATGGATGGTGGCGGTAACTTCCGCGCCAACTTCGGCGTGGAGAAGGATGGCGTGAACCTGCTGGCCGAGGATGGTTCACATTCGCTGGGTTCGGAAATCACCACGGGTTACCCCGAGTTCGACCATGTGCTGCTCAAGAAGCTGGGCTGGTGGGACGATCTTTCTGACGCCGAGAAGGCCAAGGCCGAAGGCAAGAACTGGAAGACCGACCCCACGGGCGCGATCATTCGCGTGGCCATGAAGCATGGTTGCCACCCCTTCGGCAACGCCAAGGCCCGTGCCGTGGTGTGGAACTTCCCTGATGCGATCCCGCAGCACCGCGAGCCGATCTATGGCACCAAGCCCGAGCTGGTGGCCAAGTACCCCACGCACGACGACAAGAAGGCTTTCTGGCGTCTGCCCACGCTCTACAAGAGCATCCAGGACAAGAACGTGGCCGACAAGGTGGCCGAGAAGTTCCCGCTCATCCTCAGCTCGGGCCGTCTGGTCGAGTACGAAGGCGGCGGCGAGGAAACCCGTTCCAACCCCTGGCTGGCCGAGCTGCAGCAAGAGGCATTTGTCGAGATCAACCCCAAGACGGCTGCCGACAGAGGCATCCGTAACGGCGAGCGCGTGTGGCTGAGCTCACCCACAGGAGCCCGCCTCAATGTGCAGGCGCTGGTCACCGAGCGCGTGGCACCCGATACGGTGTGGATGCCCTTCCACTTCTCGGGCCGCTGGCAGGGAGCGGACATGCTGGCGCACTATCCCAAGGGCGCGGCGCCTGTGGTGCGCGGTGAGGCTGTGAACACGGCCACCACCTATGGCTACGACAGCGTGACCATGATGCAAGAAACCAAGACCACGATCTGCAACGTGGAACGCGCCTGA
- the fdh3B gene encoding formate dehydrogenase FDH3 subunit beta: MARMKFICDAERCIECNGCVTACKNEHEVPWGVNRRRVVTLNDGVPGEKSISVACMHCSDAPCMAVCPVNCFYRTEEGVVLHDKDVCIGCGYCSYACPFGAPQFPSQGTFGVRGKMDKCTFCAGGPETHGSQAEFEKYGRNRLAEGKLPACAEMCSTKALLAGDGDVVADIFRNRVVQRGKGAEVWGWGTAYGSQQAGQSAGGKS, from the coding sequence ATGGCACGAATGAAATTCATCTGTGACGCAGAGCGCTGCATCGAGTGCAACGGCTGCGTGACCGCCTGCAAAAACGAGCACGAGGTGCCCTGGGGCGTGAACCGCCGCCGCGTGGTCACGCTCAACGACGGCGTCCCGGGCGAAAAGTCCATCTCGGTCGCCTGCATGCACTGCAGCGATGCCCCCTGCATGGCGGTTTGCCCCGTCAACTGCTTCTACCGCACCGAAGAAGGTGTGGTGCTGCACGACAAGGATGTGTGCATTGGCTGCGGCTACTGCAGCTATGCCTGCCCGTTCGGTGCGCCCCAGTTCCCCTCGCAAGGTACCTTTGGGGTGCGCGGCAAGATGGACAAGTGCACCTTCTGTGCCGGTGGCCCGGAGACACACGGCAGCCAGGCAGAGTTCGAGAAATATGGCCGCAACCGCTTGGCCGAAGGCAAGCTGCCCGCGTGCGCAGAAATGTGCTCTACCAAGGCTCTGCTGGCTGGCGACGGCGATGTGGTGGCTGACATCTTCCGTAACCGTGTGGTGCAGCGCGGCAAAGGCGCCGAGGTGTGGGGTTGGGGCACGGCCTACGGTTCGCAACAGGCAGGCCAGTCTGCAGGAGGCAAGTCATGA
- a CDS encoding formate dehydrogenase subunit gamma, with protein MKYIVWSMALAASLAWGPSSAQTPPAAPDASAAAAPAAPTAVGGVQSQNIFQVKPDASADPKYAEQTNGERMKVQPGNNAPMWRQVGQGVTGYSSLPVTQAPEAGNLIQRFVQYPGSRVTNAGEAWRQVRNHWIIPYGAALFAIVLLALGIFYFVKGPLGHEHPDDASARRIERFTPFERAAHWSNAFAFITLAISGIVMAFGKFFLLPIMGATLFGWLTYALKNVHNFMGPLFAVSLAVIILTFVKDNIANRADFVWLSKGGGMLGGDHQVPSHRFNAGEKGLFWWGITIPGIFVVGTGLVLDKLIPGFGDVRGDMQIAHMIHATLAIWMMALICGHIYMGTVGMRGAYKAMKTGYVSEGWAQEHHELWYDDVQAGKIPRQRSANPSAADTAATPSAGQPAQV; from the coding sequence ATGAAATACATCGTGTGGTCCATGGCCCTGGCGGCCAGCCTGGCCTGGGGGCCGTCGAGCGCCCAGACGCCGCCAGCGGCGCCGGACGCGTCCGCTGCGGCTGCGCCCGCCGCACCGACTGCGGTGGGCGGCGTGCAAAGCCAGAATATCTTTCAGGTCAAACCCGACGCCAGTGCCGACCCCAAATACGCCGAGCAGACCAACGGCGAACGCATGAAGGTGCAGCCCGGCAACAACGCCCCCATGTGGCGCCAGGTGGGGCAGGGCGTGACCGGCTACAGCAGCCTGCCCGTCACGCAGGCGCCCGAGGCTGGCAACCTCATCCAGCGCTTTGTGCAGTACCCGGGTTCACGGGTGACCAACGCGGGCGAAGCCTGGCGGCAGGTGCGCAACCACTGGATCATTCCTTACGGCGCTGCGTTGTTCGCCATTGTGTTGCTGGCATTGGGTATCTTCTACTTTGTGAAAGGCCCGCTGGGGCACGAGCACCCCGACGATGCCAGCGCCCGGCGCATCGAACGCTTCACGCCTTTCGAGCGCGCGGCGCACTGGTCCAACGCCTTTGCGTTCATCACGCTGGCCATTTCCGGTATCGTCATGGCGTTTGGCAAGTTCTTTCTGCTGCCCATCATGGGGGCGACGCTGTTTGGGTGGCTCACCTACGCGCTCAAGAACGTGCACAACTTCATGGGACCGCTGTTTGCTGTCTCGCTGGCCGTGATCATCCTCACGTTCGTCAAGGACAACATCGCCAATCGGGCAGACTTTGTGTGGCTGTCGAAGGGCGGCGGCATGCTGGGCGGTGATCACCAGGTTCCCTCCCATCGCTTCAATGCGGGCGAGAAGGGGCTGTTCTGGTGGGGTATCACCATTCCTGGCATCTTTGTGGTGGGAACGGGGCTGGTGCTCGACAAGCTCATCCCTGGCTTCGGTGATGTGCGTGGCGACATGCAGATCGCCCACATGATCCACGCCACCCTGGCGATCTGGATGATGGCGCTGATCTGTGGCCACATCTACATGGGCACGGTGGGCATGCGCGGCGCCTACAAGGCCATGAAGACAGGGTATGTGAGCGAGGGGTGGGCCCAGGAGCACCACGAGCTTTGGTACGACGATGTCCAGGCGGGCAAGATCCCCCGCCAGCGCAGCGCCAATCCATCGGCCGCCGATACAGCAGCAACACCATCTGCGGGCCAGCCCGCGCAGGTTTGA
- a CDS encoding formate dehydrogenase accessory sulfurtransferase FdhD, producing MSSSPSPSGLPMPAPVLPRLTQARAPLTHAVEIVNELGEREQVQIPAERPLTIYVDKRELVTLMTLGAQPELLVLGYLRNQRLVESVLDIESITVDWEVHAAAVRTRHGIARIEERTASKVVTTGCGQGSVFGGLMDEVDRIKLPEARLTQGQLYGIVNAIRLKETTYKSSGSVHGCALFQGEELLVFVEDVGRHNAIDTIAGWMWMNPETPASDNAASDALAVPMSGADKVFYTTGRLTSEMVIKSAQMGVPIVVSRSGMTQMGHAVAQQLGLCAIGRATNRRFVCFSGTHRLVLQPELAQPPVVPPAQVLNPH from the coding sequence ATGAGTTCCTCTCCATCTCCCTCTGGCTTGCCTATGCCCGCGCCTGTGCTGCCGCGCCTGACGCAGGCCCGTGCCCCGCTGACCCATGCCGTGGAGATCGTCAACGAGCTGGGGGAACGCGAGCAGGTGCAGATTCCCGCCGAGCGCCCGCTCACGATCTATGTGGACAAACGCGAGTTGGTCACGCTGATGACGCTGGGCGCGCAGCCCGAGCTGCTGGTGTTGGGTTACCTGCGCAACCAGCGGCTGGTCGAGTCGGTGCTTGACATCGAATCCATCACCGTCGATTGGGAGGTCCACGCTGCCGCCGTGCGCACGCGCCACGGTATTGCACGCATTGAAGAGCGCACGGCCAGCAAGGTCGTCACCACGGGCTGCGGGCAGGGCAGCGTGTTCGGCGGCCTGATGGACGAAGTGGACCGCATCAAGTTGCCCGAAGCCCGTTTGACCCAAGGCCAGCTGTACGGCATCGTCAATGCGATTCGCCTCAAGGAGACTACCTACAAGTCGTCTGGCTCGGTGCACGGTTGCGCGCTGTTCCAGGGCGAGGAGCTGCTGGTCTTTGTGGAAGACGTCGGCCGCCACAATGCCATCGACACCATTGCTGGCTGGATGTGGATGAATCCTGAAACACCAGCCTCGGACAATGCGGCCTCAGATGCCCTGGCTGTTCCCATGTCGGGGGCGGACAAGGTGTTCTACACCACCGGCCGTCTGACCAGTGAGATGGTCATCAAGTCTGCGCAGATGGGGGTGCCCATCGTGGTGTCCCGCAGTGGCATGACACAGATGGGCCATGCCGTTGCCCAGCAACTGGGCCTGTGCGCCATCGGGCGGGCTACCAACCGACGGTTCGTCTGTTTCAGCGGCACGCACCGCTTGGTGCTGCAGCCAGAGCTGGCCCAGCCGCCTGTGGTGCCGCCAGCGCAAGTGTTGAACCCGCATTGA
- a CDS encoding RNA-binding protein gives MSSKIYVGNLPYSVTDSILESNFAEFGGVSSAKVMMDRETGRSKGFGFVEMANAEVAQAAISALHGMSVDGRSIVVNLARPRESAGSSGGYSATGYNTSKRSDVGYGNGGFGGGRY, from the coding sequence ATGAGCAGCAAAATCTACGTGGGCAACCTGCCCTACTCCGTCACCGACTCCATACTCGAAAGCAACTTTGCAGAGTTCGGGGGCGTGTCGTCCGCCAAGGTCATGATGGACCGCGAAACCGGTCGCTCCAAGGGCTTCGGGTTCGTGGAGATGGCCAATGCCGAAGTGGCCCAGGCCGCCATCAGCGCGCTGCACGGCATGTCCGTCGATGGGCGCTCGATCGTGGTCAACCTGGCCCGCCCTCGCGAATCGGCTGGCAGCTCCGGCGGCTACAGTGCTACCGGCTACAACACGAGCAAGCGCTCGGACGTGGGATATGGCAACGGTGGGTTTGGCGGCGGTCGCTACTGA
- a CDS encoding C13 family peptidase, protein MKDLNASSSTWADTLPSQWGPELAQTEIEVPLSRPPKDPQPPSATRAVPASERLSLWGWMREGLRAALFLSPRTGAATPTPWQVLVLSLVGGALLVGAARWQVVGPAQFNVRGWLTPMWSSLVLLWLAWWAMAPAQRAPAPVPEPGVPGPSGGLAAWYVLSTLAPLAPLLVLYALMGAAVHQPEWWNGTVASIVFWVAYGVLTVWVLAALVVVSARFIRSRMRTVVFAVAMAAVVGVGMWQFQDQPWEEDAQALADASAAAADEAQSPEPAHLALSQGLFEDQQQLWQQQVDALAPERPGVTDVYGLVFAPYADEDVFRRESTMVSALLQERFDARGRVLHLLNHADTAQTHPWATPENLQRAVAALAARMDREHDVLVIYMTSHGARNHELAAAHWPLQVPPVTPEMLRAALDEAGIRNRVIAVSACFSGGWIEPLANDSTLIMTAADATHTSYGCGRLSELTFFGRAVFHEQLRQTHSFTEAFAKAVPLIQQREVEAGKADGFSNPQIRLGKQIAPVLQALEQRLQTATMDPEASSPRLAQAPVGRAP, encoded by the coding sequence ATGAAAGACCTGAACGCCAGCAGTAGCACCTGGGCCGACACGTTGCCCAGCCAATGGGGGCCGGAACTGGCCCAGACGGAGATCGAGGTCCCACTGAGCCGGCCGCCAAAAGACCCTCAGCCACCGTCTGCGACCCGGGCGGTGCCTGCTTCGGAGCGGCTTTCTTTGTGGGGCTGGATGCGCGAAGGTCTGCGCGCCGCGCTGTTCCTGTCGCCACGCACGGGGGCGGCAACCCCCACCCCGTGGCAGGTGCTGGTGCTGTCATTGGTGGGCGGCGCATTGTTGGTGGGGGCAGCCCGGTGGCAGGTGGTGGGCCCGGCGCAGTTCAACGTGCGCGGCTGGCTCACTCCGATGTGGAGCAGCCTGGTGCTTCTGTGGCTGGCATGGTGGGCCATGGCGCCTGCCCAGCGTGCACCCGCCCCGGTGCCAGAGCCGGGTGTGCCTGGCCCTTCGGGCGGGCTGGCGGCCTGGTATGTGCTGTCTACGTTGGCACCACTGGCGCCCTTGCTGGTGCTCTATGCCTTGATGGGGGCGGCGGTTCACCAGCCAGAGTGGTGGAATGGGACGGTGGCGAGCATCGTTTTCTGGGTGGCCTACGGCGTGCTCACCGTGTGGGTACTGGCTGCACTGGTGGTGGTGAGTGCACGCTTCATCCGCTCTCGGATGCGCACGGTGGTGTTTGCGGTGGCCATGGCTGCGGTGGTGGGGGTGGGCATGTGGCAGTTCCAGGACCAGCCCTGGGAGGAAGACGCGCAGGCGCTGGCCGATGCCTCCGCCGCGGCGGCCGATGAAGCGCAGTCCCCCGAGCCGGCGCACCTGGCGTTGTCGCAGGGCCTGTTTGAAGACCAGCAGCAGCTGTGGCAGCAACAGGTGGATGCCCTGGCGCCAGAACGCCCCGGCGTGACGGATGTCTATGGACTGGTGTTTGCACCCTACGCCGATGAAGACGTGTTCCGCCGCGAGAGCACCATGGTCAGCGCGCTGCTGCAGGAACGGTTTGATGCCCGGGGCCGGGTGCTGCACCTGCTCAACCATGCAGATACCGCTCAGACCCATCCCTGGGCCACGCCGGAGAATCTGCAGCGTGCCGTTGCCGCCCTGGCCGCGCGCATGGACCGCGAGCACGATGTGCTGGTGATCTACATGACCTCGCACGGCGCGCGCAACCATGAGCTGGCGGCGGCGCACTGGCCGCTGCAGGTGCCCCCCGTGACGCCGGAGATGCTGCGCGCCGCGCTGGACGAAGCGGGTATCCGCAATCGCGTGATCGCGGTGTCTGCCTGCTTCTCGGGCGGCTGGATCGAACCGCTGGCCAACGACAGCACCCTGATCATGACGGCGGCCGATGCCACCCACACTTCGTATGGCTGCGGCAGGCTGTCAGAGCTGACCTTCTTTGGCCGTGCGGTGTTCCATGAGCAACTGCGCCAGACCCATTCGTTCACCGAGGCGTTTGCCAAGGCCGTGCCGCTGATCCAGCAGCGTGAAGTGGAAGCGGGCAAGGCCGATGGTTTTTCGAACCCGCAGATCCGCCTGGGCAAACAGATCGCCCCGGTGCTGCAGGCGCTGGAGCAGCGGCTGCAGACGGCCACCATGGACCCGGAGGCCAGCAGCCCCCGGCTGGCGCAAGCCCCCGTCGGCCGTGCCCCTTAG
- a CDS encoding ABC transporter permease, whose product MNLSFLRLGWRTLARDLRAGELRLLIVAVTLAVAALTSVGFFADRLQGGLQRDALQLLGGDAVVASDNPTPAAFVERAKALGLQSVTTLGFPTMGRASDAQGGASKLVALKSVQPGYPLRGSLTVADAPSALEQTTRDIPAPGDVWVDAPLLESLNLAMGDKLLLGDAQLRIARIIAIEPDRGAGFMSFAPRVMVNERDLPATGLVQPASRLTYRFAVVGPASAIKAFNEWAVAEAKKPEVHGVRVESLESGRPEMRQTLDRAQKFLSLVALLAALLSAVAVALAARGFATEHLDASAMLRVLGQSQRTIAGAYTTEFALIGLFASSLGVALGYVVHYAFVLLLAGLVESALPSPSLWPVVFGLGMGLTLLFAFGLPPVLQLAQVPPLRVIRRDVGGLKPASLAVLGIGIAGFAALLLAVSSDIELGLIAVGGFAGAVALFAGLSWVAVKLLRKSVNEATAPRWLVLATRQISARPAYAVVQVSSLAVGLLALVLLVLLRTDLISSWRKATPPDAPNRFVINVMPDQSDAFQQTLKDSGVARYDWYPMIRGRLVAVNGKPVGPDSYTDDRAKRLVDREFNLSNAVEAPPHNQVVAGRWTPGEEGAISVEEGIAQTLGLQMGDRLLFDMGGVQDEARITSLRKVDWGSMRANFFVMYPVAEVKDVPVTYLAAYRAPETHGFDNALVRQFPNITNVDMGATIAQVQRVLEQVIRAVEFLFAFTLAAGLVVLFAAVTATREERAREYAIMRAVGARASLLRQVQRAELVGVGLLAGFLASAVAVGVGWALARYVFDFTWTAAPWVPLAGALAGAVLALAAGWWGLREVLLRPVVDTLRRAAE is encoded by the coding sequence ATGAACCTGTCTTTCCTGCGCCTTGGCTGGCGCACCCTGGCCCGGGACCTGCGCGCGGGCGAGTTGCGCCTGCTCATCGTGGCGGTCACGCTGGCGGTGGCCGCGCTCACCTCGGTGGGTTTTTTTGCCGATCGCCTGCAGGGCGGACTGCAGCGTGACGCCCTGCAACTGCTGGGTGGAGATGCGGTGGTGGCCAGCGACAACCCGACGCCGGCAGCTTTTGTAGAGCGCGCCAAGGCGCTGGGATTGCAGTCGGTGACCACGTTGGGCTTTCCGACCATGGGCCGCGCGAGTGATGCACAGGGCGGCGCCAGCAAGCTGGTGGCGCTCAAGAGCGTGCAGCCGGGTTACCCGCTGCGCGGCAGCCTCACGGTGGCGGATGCTCCCAGCGCGCTGGAGCAGACCACGCGTGACATCCCGGCGCCCGGCGATGTATGGGTGGACGCTCCGCTGCTCGAATCGCTCAACCTTGCCATGGGCGACAAGCTGCTGCTGGGCGATGCCCAGCTGCGCATCGCACGCATCATCGCCATTGAGCCGGACCGGGGCGCGGGCTTCATGAGCTTTGCACCGCGCGTGATGGTCAACGAGCGCGATCTGCCCGCCACGGGCCTCGTGCAACCTGCCAGCCGCCTGACCTACCGCTTTGCGGTGGTTGGCCCGGCATCGGCCATCAAGGCGTTCAACGAGTGGGCGGTGGCCGAGGCCAAGAAGCCCGAGGTGCATGGTGTGCGTGTGGAGTCGCTCGAAAGCGGCCGCCCCGAGATGCGCCAGACGCTGGACCGCGCCCAGAAATTCCTGAGCTTGGTGGCGCTGCTGGCCGCGCTGCTGTCGGCCGTTGCTGTGGCGCTGGCCGCGCGCGGCTTTGCGACCGAGCACCTCGACGCCTCGGCCATGCTGCGTGTGCTGGGGCAAAGCCAGCGCACCATTGCCGGTGCCTACACCACCGAGTTCGCGCTCATTGGCCTGTTCGCCAGCTCTTTGGGGGTGGCGTTGGGCTATGTGGTGCATTACGCCTTTGTACTGCTGCTGGCGGGCCTGGTGGAGTCGGCCCTGCCGTCGCCCAGCCTGTGGCCGGTGGTATTTGGCCTGGGCATGGGGCTCACGCTGCTGTTTGCGTTTGGCCTGCCGCCGGTGCTGCAGCTGGCGCAGGTGCCACCGCTGCGGGTGATCCGGCGTGATGTGGGCGGGCTCAAGCCTGCCTCGCTGGCGGTGCTGGGAATCGGCATAGCGGGCTTTGCGGCGCTGTTATTGGCCGTGAGCAGCGACATCGAGCTCGGCCTGATTGCCGTGGGTGGTTTTGCAGGCGCGGTGGCGCTGTTTGCCGGGTTGTCGTGGGTGGCGGTCAAGCTGCTGCGCAAGAGCGTGAATGAGGCCACCGCGCCGCGCTGGCTGGTGCTGGCCACGCGGCAGATCTCCGCGCGCCCGGCCTATGCCGTGGTGCAGGTCAGCAGCCTGGCGGTGGGCCTGCTGGCCCTGGTGCTGCTGGTGCTGCTGCGCACCGACTTGATCAGCAGCTGGCGCAAGGCAACGCCACCTGACGCGCCCAACCGTTTTGTCATCAACGTGATGCCAGACCAGTCTGACGCCTTTCAGCAGACGCTCAAGGACAGCGGCGTGGCGCGCTATGACTGGTATCCCATGATCCGGGGCCGCCTGGTGGCGGTGAACGGCAAGCCGGTGGGCCCCGACAGCTACACCGACGACCGCGCCAAGCGCCTGGTGGACCGCGAGTTCAACCTCTCCAACGCCGTGGAGGCGCCGCCGCACAACCAGGTGGTGGCCGGACGCTGGACGCCGGGTGAGGAGGGCGCCATCAGCGTGGAAGAAGGTATCGCCCAGACGCTGGGCCTGCAGATGGGTGATCGCTTGCTGTTTGATATGGGCGGTGTGCAGGACGAGGCCCGCATCACCAGCCTGCGCAAGGTGGACTGGGGCTCCATGCGCGCCAATTTCTTTGTGATGTACCCGGTGGCAGAGGTCAAGGATGTCCCCGTCACCTACCTGGCCGCCTACCGCGCCCCCGAAACCCACGGTTTCGACAACGCACTGGTGCGCCAGTTTCCCAACATCACCAACGTGGACATGGGCGCCACCATTGCCCAGGTGCAGCGGGTGCTGGAGCAGGTGATTCGGGCGGTGGAGTTTTTGTTTGCCTTCACGCTCGCCGCCGGGCTGGTGGTGCTGTTTGCCGCCGTGACGGCCACCCGCGAGGAGCGCGCACGCGAGTACGCCATCATGCGTGCCGTGGGCGCCCGGGCCAGCCTCTTGCGCCAGGTGCAGCGCGCCGAGCTGGTGGGCGTGGGCCTGCTGGCGGGCTTCCTGGCCAGCGCGGTGGCGGTGGGCGTGGGCTGGGCGCTGGCTCGCTATGTCTTTGACTTCACCTGGACCGCCGCGCCTTGGGTGCCGCTGGCCGGTGCGCTGGCAGGGGCGGTGCTGGCGCTGGCCGCAGGCTGGTGGGGCCTGCGCGAGGTGCTGTTGCGCCCGGTGGTGGATACGCTTCGGCGCGCAGCCGAATGA